One window from the genome of Oreochromis niloticus isolate F11D_XX linkage group LG20, O_niloticus_UMD_NMBU, whole genome shotgun sequence encodes:
- the si:dkey-222n6.2 gene encoding keratin, type II cytoskeletal 8 isoform X2 gives MSLRSKRKNLLNSPSGRFSSSSMGSYSIPKISTAADIKPVTINRSLLAPLNLEVDPTVQAIRTMEKNQLKSLNNQFASYIEKVRQLEQQNKVLETKWELLNQQSAPSSNDAESIIKTFISNLEKELELYRRDKVRLENECTAMVETVEDYKTKYEEEVNRRVTSENDFVMLKKDVDEEYMRKVNLESQLTAIQDEILFLRQVYQMELYDMQECVKDTSVVVQMDNSRDLNMDQIIADVKAQYEEIAAYNREEVEKWYKIKFDQMKVQVQQHNSELQNTKAEIAELKRMILHRQVEIDAMKEQYSHNAVSVSEMEERGEQAVIDAKSRIKDLEAALRQDKHNMAKQLRDYQDLMNVKLTLDIEISTYRKLLEGEEKRLGKDSVISIQTVPNKTVPVTNQRRRSGPVLIKTVETTNTTYTEGK, from the exons ATGAGTCTGAGGAGCAAGCGCAAGAACCTGCTGAACTCACCTTCAGGGCGATTCAGCAGTAGTTCCATGGGATCCTACTCCATCCCCAAAATCAGCACCGCTGCCGATATCAAACCAGTAACAATCAACAGGAGCCTGCTTGCCCCACTAAACTTAGAAGTTGACCCCACCGTCCAAGCTATACGCACCATGGAGAAAAATCAGCTGAAGAGTCTTAACAACCAGTTTGCCTCCTACATCGAAAAG GTCAGACAGCTGGAGCAGCAGAACAAAGTGCTGGAAACCAAGTGGGAGCTCCTGAATCAGCAAAGCGCCCCCTCCTCCAATGATGCGGAGTCCATTATTAAGACCTTCATTTCCAACCTGGAAAAAGAGCTGGAGCTTTACAGACGTGATAAAGTGAGGCTTGAAAATGAGTGCACAGCCATGGTCGAGACTGTGGAAGACTACAAGACAAA GTATGAGGAAGAGGTCAACAGAAGGGTCACTTCAGAGAATGATTTTGTAATGCTCAAAAAG GATGTGGATGAAGAATATATGAGAAAGGTGAATTTGGAAAGCCAACTGACAGCTATTCAGGATGAAATCCTGTTCCTCAGACAAGTGTATCAGATG GAGCTGTATGACATGCAGGAGTGTGTGAAGGACACCTCTGTGGTGGTGCAGATGGACAACTCCCGCGACCTGAACATGGACCAGATTATAGCTGATGTTAAGGCTCAGTATGAAGAAATTGCTGCCTACAACCGTGAGGAAGTTGAAAAGTGGTACAAGATCAAG TTTGATCAGATGAAAGTGCAGGTCCAGCAACATAACAGTGAGCTGCAAAACACTAAGGCCGAAATAGCTGAGCTTAAGCGAATGATTCTTCATCGGCAGGTTGAGATTGATGCTATGAAGGAACAG TATTCCCACAATGCAGTAAGCGTATCTGAGATGGAAGAGCGAGGGGAACAGGCTGTAATAGATGCAAAAAGCCGCATTAAGGACCTTGAGGCGGCTCTGAGGCAGGACAAGCATAACATGGCCAAGCAGCTCAGAGACTACCAAGACCTCATGAATGTCAAGCTGACCCTGGATATCGAGATCTCCACCTACAGGAAACTCCTGGAGGGAGAGGAAAAGAG ACTTGGTAAAGACTCTGTTATCAGCATCCAAACAGTGCCCAACAAAA CTGTGCCCGTTACCAACCAGAGACGAAGGTCAGGCCCTGTTCTCATCAAGACAGTGGAGACCACGAACACGACATACACCGAAGGCAAATAA
- the si:dkey-222n6.2 gene encoding keratin, type II cytoskeletal 8 isoform X1, translated as MSLRSKRKNLLNSPSGRFSSSSMGSYSIPKISTAADIKPVTINRSLLAPLNLEVDPTVQAIRTMEKNQLKSLNNQFASYIEKVRQLEQQNKVLETKWELLNQQSAPSSNDAESIIKTFISNLEKELELYRRDKVRLENECTAMVETVEDYKTKYEEEVNRRVTSENDFVMLKKDVDEEYMRKVNLESQLTAIQDEILFLRQVYQMELYDMQECVKDTSVVVQMDNSRDLNMDQIIADVKAQYEEIAAYNREEVEKWYKIKFDQMKVQVQQHNSELQNTKAEIAELKRMILHRQVEIDAMKEQYSHNAVSVSEMEERGEQAVIDAKSRIKDLEAALRQDKHNMAKQLRDYQDLMNVKLTLDIEISTYRKLLEGEEKRLGKDSVISIQTVPNKRAVASNDCVDGSERVLSVQTVPNKTVPVTNQRRRSGPVLIKTVETTNTTYTEGK; from the exons ATGAGTCTGAGGAGCAAGCGCAAGAACCTGCTGAACTCACCTTCAGGGCGATTCAGCAGTAGTTCCATGGGATCCTACTCCATCCCCAAAATCAGCACCGCTGCCGATATCAAACCAGTAACAATCAACAGGAGCCTGCTTGCCCCACTAAACTTAGAAGTTGACCCCACCGTCCAAGCTATACGCACCATGGAGAAAAATCAGCTGAAGAGTCTTAACAACCAGTTTGCCTCCTACATCGAAAAG GTCAGACAGCTGGAGCAGCAGAACAAAGTGCTGGAAACCAAGTGGGAGCTCCTGAATCAGCAAAGCGCCCCCTCCTCCAATGATGCGGAGTCCATTATTAAGACCTTCATTTCCAACCTGGAAAAAGAGCTGGAGCTTTACAGACGTGATAAAGTGAGGCTTGAAAATGAGTGCACAGCCATGGTCGAGACTGTGGAAGACTACAAGACAAA GTATGAGGAAGAGGTCAACAGAAGGGTCACTTCAGAGAATGATTTTGTAATGCTCAAAAAG GATGTGGATGAAGAATATATGAGAAAGGTGAATTTGGAAAGCCAACTGACAGCTATTCAGGATGAAATCCTGTTCCTCAGACAAGTGTATCAGATG GAGCTGTATGACATGCAGGAGTGTGTGAAGGACACCTCTGTGGTGGTGCAGATGGACAACTCCCGCGACCTGAACATGGACCAGATTATAGCTGATGTTAAGGCTCAGTATGAAGAAATTGCTGCCTACAACCGTGAGGAAGTTGAAAAGTGGTACAAGATCAAG TTTGATCAGATGAAAGTGCAGGTCCAGCAACATAACAGTGAGCTGCAAAACACTAAGGCCGAAATAGCTGAGCTTAAGCGAATGATTCTTCATCGGCAGGTTGAGATTGATGCTATGAAGGAACAG TATTCCCACAATGCAGTAAGCGTATCTGAGATGGAAGAGCGAGGGGAACAGGCTGTAATAGATGCAAAAAGCCGCATTAAGGACCTTGAGGCGGCTCTGAGGCAGGACAAGCATAACATGGCCAAGCAGCTCAGAGACTACCAAGACCTCATGAATGTCAAGCTGACCCTGGATATCGAGATCTCCACCTACAGGAAACTCCTGGAGGGAGAGGAAAAGAG ACTTGGTAAAGACTCTGTTATCAGCATCCAAACAGTGCCCAACAAAA GAGCTGTTGCCAGTAACGACTGTGTTGACGGCAGTGAAAGAGTGCTCAGTGTCCAAACAGTGCCCAACAAAA CTGTGCCCGTTACCAACCAGAGACGAAGGTCAGGCCCTGTTCTCATCAAGACAGTGGAGACCACGAACACGACATACACCGAAGGCAAATAA
- the LOC100693847 gene encoding deoxyribonuclease-1-like isoform X1 produces the protein MKIASFNAQRFGLTKVSDPAVLTSLVKIVSQYDIIVILEVVDVTGDSVRVLVEELNRVNTTHHYAQQLSTRLGRSRYNEQFLFLYRDDVVDLIDCYQYEDDQVDDVDAFTREPYILYFKPHNTVLRDIVLIPVRTAPNDSKKELDELYDVFLVVKEKWKTDNVMILGDFRADGWYLSSKEREESRIRSDKNFHWLIGDNVDTMAKTSDHHAYDRIVVYGEDMLAAIVPNSAKPFNFHKEFQMTEEMALRVSDHYPVEVELVSAIPCWVKKSNNGCAVVDTQQGSSRTVTGNEQNTNLLCLVPDRCVKSWDTAQLRKLDGKFTERKKAVISKCILTCILWQTGSGH, from the exons atgaagattGCTTCATTCAATGCACAGAGGTTTGGACTGACTAAGGTCTCAGATCCAGCGGTCCTGACAAGCCTGGTTAAG ATTGTGTCTCAATATGACATCATAGTTATTCTGGAGGTGGTGGATGTAACTGGAGATTCTGTTAGAGTGTTAGTGgaagagctgaacag GGTCAACACCACCCATCACTATGCTCAGCAGCTCAGTACCCGTCTGGGAAGGAGCAGATACAACGAACAGTTCCTGTTTCTGTACAG ggaCGATGTGGTCGACCTTATCGACTGCTATCAGTATGAAGATGACCAGGTCGATGATGTGGATGCGTTTACAAGAGAGCCCTATATTCTCTACTTTAAACCTCACAACACAG TGCTGAGGGATATAGTGCTGATCCCCGTCCGGACCGCACCAAATGACTCTAAGAAAGAGCTTGATGAGCTCTATGATGTCTTCCTGGTGGtcaaagaaaaatggaaaactgAT AATGTAATGATCCTGGGAGACTTCAGGGCAGATGGCTGGTATCTCTCATCCAAGGAAAGGGAGGAGAGCCGCATCCGCAGTGACAAGAACTTTCACTGGCTGATTGGTGATAACGTGGACACCATGGCAAAAACAAGCGATCATCACGCTTATGACAG GATAGTTGTGTATGGAGAAGATATGCTGGCAGCTATTGTGCCAAACTCAGCTAAACCATTCAACTTTCACAAGGAGTTTcaaatgacagaagaaatg GCCCTTAGGGTGAGTGATCACTACCCTGTTGAGGTGGAATTAGTCAGTGCTATTCCCTGTTGGGTGAAAAAGAGCAACAACGGATGCGCAGTTGTTGACACCCAGCAAGGATCCAGCAGAACTGTGACAGGTAACGAGCAAAACACTAATTTACTTTGTCTTGTTCCTGATAGATGCGTTAAAAGCTGGGATACAGCCCAGCTCAGAAAACTAGATGGAAAATTTACAGAAAGGAAGAAAGCAGTGATTTCCAAATGCATTTTAACTTGTATTTTATGGCAAACAGGCAGTGgacattaa